A DNA window from Jaculus jaculus isolate mJacJac1 chromosome 1, mJacJac1.mat.Y.cur, whole genome shotgun sequence contains the following coding sequences:
- the E2f4 gene encoding transcription factor E2F4 yields MAEAGPQAPPPPGTPSRHEKSLGLLTTKFVSLLQEAKDGVLDLKLAADTLAVRQKRRIYDITNVLEGIGLIEKKSKNSIQWKGVGPGCNTREIADKLIELKAEIEELQQREQELDQHKVWVQQSIRNVTEDVQNSCLAYVTHEDICRCFAGDTLLAIRAPSGTSLEVPIPEGLNGQKKYQIHLKSVSGPIEVLLVNKEAWSSPPVAVPVPPPEDLLQSPPAVSTPPPLPKLTLAQPQEASRPSSPQLTTPTPIPGNTEVLGVASPAAEIAVSSGPGTESKDSGELSSLPLSLTALDTRPLQSSALLDSSNSSSSSSSSSSSSSSGPNPSTSFEPIKADPTGVLELPKELSEIFDPTRECMSSELLEELMSSEVFAPLLRLSPPPGDHDYIYNLDESEGVCDLFDVPVLNL; encoded by the exons atGGCGGAGGCCGGGCCACAGGCGCCGCCGCCCCCGGGAACCCCAAGTCGGCACGAGAAGAGCCTAGGACTTCTCACTACCAAGTTCGTGTCGCTCCTGCAGGAGGCCAAGGACGGTGTGCTTGACCTCAAGCTG GCAGCTGACACCTTAGCTGTGCGCCAGAAACGGCGGATTTACGACATTACCAACGTGTTGGAAGGTATTGGTCTGATCGAGAAAAAATCCAAGAACAGCATCCAGTGGAA GGGTGTGGGCCCAGGCTGCAATACCCGGGAGATTGCTGACAAGCTGATTGAGCTCAAGGCAGAGATCGAGGAGCTACAGCAGCGGGAACAAGAACTTGATCAGCACAAGGTGTGGGTGCAGCAGAGCATCCGGAATGTCACAGAGGACGTGCAGAACAGCTG CTTGGCCTATGTGACTCATGAGGACATCTGCAGATGCTTTGCTG GAGACACCCTCCTGGCCATCCGGGCCCCATCGGGCACCAGCCTAGAGGTGCCCATCCCAGAG GGTCTCAATGGGCAGAAGAAATACCAGATTCACCTGAAGAGTGTGAGTGGCCCCATTGAGGTGCTGCTGGTGAACAAGGAGGCTTGGAGTTCGCCACCTGTGGCTGTGCCTGTCCCGCCCCCTGAGGATCTGCTCCAGAGTCCACCTGCTGTTTCTACCCCTCCACCCCTGCCCAAGCTCACATTAGCCCAGCCCCAAGAAGCCTCCCGTCCAAGCAGTCCTCAGCTAACCACCCCTACCCCCATTCCTGGCAACACTGAAGTCCTAGGGGTGGCCAGCCCAGCAGCTGAGATTGCAG TGAGTAGTGGCCCTGGAACCGAAAGCAAGGACAGTGGTGAGCTCAGCTCACTCCCGCTGAGCCTGACAGCACTGGACACCCGGCCGCTACAGTCTTCTGCCCTGTtagacagcagcaacagcagtagcagcagcagcagtagcagcagcagcagttcatcTGGAcccaatccttctacctcctttgagCCTATCAAGGCTGACCCCACGGGCG TTCTGGAACTCCCAAAGGAGCTGTCAGAAATCTTTGACCCCACACGAG AGTGTATGAGCTCAGAGTTGCTGGAGGAGTTGATGTCCTCAGAAG TGTTTGCCCCCCTACTCCGACTTTCTCCACCCCCCGGAGACCACGATTACATCTACAACCTGGATGAGAGTGAAGGTGTCTGCGATCTCTTTGATGTGCCTGTTCTCAACCTCTGA